CGCCGAGAAAGGAAGCCGGCCGGTGTCCTGCCCGACGTGCCGCGGGCGCGGCCAGGTGCGGTTCTCGCAGGGGTTCTTCACGATGGCGCGCACGTGCCCGTCGTGCCACGGTGAGGGGACGCGGATCGAGAAGCCGTGCCCCGGCTGCCGCGGCGAAGGACGGCGCGCGGCGCAGCGGACCCTGACGGTGCGGATCCCCGGAGGCGTCGAGAGCGGGACCCGGCTGCGGCTGGCGAGCGAGGGGAATGCCGCGCCGCGCGGGGGAGTGCCCGGCGACCTCTACGTGATCCTGAACGTCGCCGAGCACGAGCTCTTCCACCGCGAAGGGGACGATGTGATCCTCGACATGGAGCTCCCGTACCCGGTGTTCGTGCTCGGCGCGGAGATCGAGGTTCCCACGCTCGAGGGGGAGGACCGGATCACGATCGCTCCCGGGACGCCGGCCAACGCCGAGATTCGCCTGCGCCGAAAGGGCGTCGTCCGTCTCGCCGCCTCCGGGCGCGGCGACCAGATCGTCCGGCTCTCCGTGAAGGTTCCCCGGTCGCCTTCGAAGGAGGAGCGCGAGCTTCTCGAGAGCTACGCCCGGCTGATCGGGGCGCCGCCGTCCAAGAAGAGCAGCTTCGCCCGGGTGAAGAAAATCTTTGAGGGCTGACCCGCGTCGACGGCGGCGGTCTCCCGCCCGTTGAGCGGCCGGCCGTACGCGCGTCTCCGGCTTTCCCCCGACGACCAGGAACGCGCGTGGGCCGCGCTCTATCGCGCCGGCGCGCTCGGCGGATGGGAGACGGGCCCGCCCGAGAATGCGTTCCTCGCGGCGTTTCCCGATTCCGATGCGGCGCGTCTCGCGCGCGACCTCCTGCGCCGCGACGGGATCGAATCGCGTCTCGAGGAAGACGTCGTTGCCCCCGATCCGTTCGCCTCGCATCGCGCTTCCCTCTCGCCGTTCTCCGTGGGCCGCTTCCGGATCGATCCGAGGGGGGAGCCGGACGGCGGAGCGGAAGGAGAGGCCATGCTCTGGATCCCGGC
The sequence above is a segment of the Thermoanaerobaculia bacterium genome. Coding sequences within it:
- the dnaJ gene encoding molecular chaperone DnaJ, with the protein product MKRDYYEILGVGRDAGAAELKSAYRKLAIQFHPDKNAGDPDAAEKFKEASEAYAVLSDSDKRQRYDRFGHEGVRGGAAGFDPSVFGDFADLFGQFFGGGFGRAASPGGEDLVARLEITFEQAAFGTEQTVTVDRFERCEECGGSGAEKGSRPVSCPTCRGRGQVRFSQGFFTMARTCPSCHGEGTRIEKPCPGCRGEGRRAAQRTLTVRIPGGVESGTRLRLASEGNAAPRGGVPGDLYVILNVAEHELFHREGDDVILDMELPYPVFVLGAEIEVPTLEGEDRITIAPGTPANAEIRLRRKGVVRLAASGRGDQIVRLSVKVPRSPSKEERELLESYARLIGAPPSKKSSFARVKKIFEG